AAGTGTTCTGCCATGAAGAAAAATCGAAAGCCGCGTTCGCCCGGCTGAACGACGCACTGCGCGAATCGAGCGCACGGGCAAACTCGCTGGCAAATATCCTGATGCCGCTGATGGGAAATCTGTCGCACGTCAATTACGCGCTCACCGCAATGGCCGGCGCGCTGCTCGTTATCGCCGGACGCATGGATATCGGAACGATCGCGTCGTTCCTGCAATACACGCGGTCGTTCTCACAGCCGGTTACGCAGATGTCGCAGCAGTTCAACAGCATACTGAACGCGCTTGCGGGCGCGGAACGTATTTTCCGCCTGATAGACGAACGGTCCGAATCGGATGAAGGCATCTATACGCTCGTGAACGCAGTCGAAGCTCCTGCCGGAGCTTCCGCCGGCGGCCAAGCGCACCTCGTGCAATCGTTCGCACGAACCGGAACCTGGGCCTGGAAAGACACGACGGCGCCCGACACCGCGCCGTTCGTCCCGCTCAGGGGCGAAGTCCGGTTCGACGGCGTAACGTTCGGCTATGTAGCGGAAAAAACCGTACTGCACGACGTGTCTCTGTACGCAAAACCGGGGCAGAAAATAGCGCTCGTCGGTTCAACCGGATCGGGAAAAACGACGATCACGAACCTGCTGACGCGGTTTTACGACACGCAGGAAGGCAGTATCACGTACGACGGGATTCCGCTTGCCAAGATTAAAAAAGACGCGCTCAGACGATCGCTCGGCATGGTGCTGCAGGACACGCACCTGTTCACCGGCAGCATCGCGGACAACATCAGATACGGTAATCCGGACGCAAGTATGAAGCAGATACGGGACGCCGCGCACCTTGCGAACGCGGATTCGTTTATCGCACATCTTGAAAACGGCTACGACACGGTGCTCACGTCCGACGGAATCAACATCAGTCAGGGACAGCGGCAGCTTTTGGCAATCGCCAGAGCCGCGGTTGCAAACCCGCCGGTGCTGATCCTTGACGAAGCGACCAGTTCCATCGACACGAGAACGGAATCGCTCATAGAAAAAGGCATGTCCCGCCTGATGGAAGGCCGCACCGTGTTCGTCATAGCGCACCGGCTTTCAACCATCAGAAACTCGGACGTCATTCTGGTTCTTGAAAACGGCCGTATCATCGAACGCGGTTCCCACGACGAACTGATCGCCCGGAAAGGCAGATATTACAACCTGTATACGGGCATGTTCGACTTGGACTGATTTGCAGCTCAGCCGTATTTTGCCGCAAGCGTACGCACGATTCCGGCCAACTCGCAGCGGCACTCGGCGGGTTCAATCAGTTCAACGGCAGCTCCGAAACTGAGCAGCCAGCCGAACAGCCACTGTTTATCCGTAAAACGGAATCGGAACAGCAGTTTTCCGTCGTCCCGTTCGGTAAAACTCGCCGCACCGTATTCGTCTATCAGCCGCCATTTCATGCACGGCTCGAATACGGCGCACACGTCCAGCCGTCGTTCGGTGTACCGGTCTTCGGCAGCATCCGCAGCGGGCGGCGGCAGCGGGCGCGGCTTGAAAAACGATCCGCACGGCGTCAGCTGCTGCATACGGTTCAGTTTGAACATTCTGAAATCGCCGCGCTCAAGACACCAGCCCCACGCGTACCAGGACGACCAGCGGAACAGCAGCCGATACGGTTCCAGGCGGCGGAAGGTTTCGCCCTTCGGAGAAAAATACGTAAAACTGATATGTTCGCAGTTGCCGACGGCCGCCTGTATCAGTTCGATTTTAGGCGCAATCGACGATTTGTACCAAGAAGACAAATCGATGCTGATGTGATTGTTCGAAGCCAATACGTCGGAATTCCCGGCGGAAAGTTTTTCCATCAACTGCCGATACCGCGCGGAACCGCTTACGCTGTCAAGACTGCGTATTCCGGCCAAAATCGCCTGCATGTCGGACGACGTCAGCAGCGTCCGGTCCAGGCGGAAGCCGTCCATAATCGAAATCCCGCCGTTCTGCCCCTGCAGCGTTACCAGCGGAATTCCCGAGCGGCAGATATCTTCGATATCGCGCTGAATGGTTCGGCGCGACACTTCAAATTTGTCCGCCAGATACGGTGCGGTTACTTTATCCTGCTGAAGCAAGACGGATAATATCCCTATCAGGCGGTCGATTTTCAAAACACACTCCTCTCCCACTCAGCACGCAGCCGGTGATTTCATTCGCGTGCGCGTGCAGAAACGGACGGCACACGCGATTCTTAAAGCCGTACTGATCCGCGCCGGATGTTTCATGCGCTCAGTATAGCACAGTGTGCGGCGGGAACGAAAGAGGGAACGTTTTATTTGCCGGGGATAAAACGACGGCACACCGGCGCTGCGGAAGATTTACGCGCACCGGATACCGCTCACCCCGTTCAGGAAACCACAAACAGTTTCCGCTTGAGAAACGGGAATTTCTTGCTTAAGAAAATAAATTCCTTGCTTAAGAAATACTAATTTCTTGCTTAAGAAAATAAATTCCTTGCTTAGGAAATACCAATTTCTTGCTTAAGAAAATAAATTCCTTGCTTAGGAAATACCAATTTCTTGCTTAAGAAAATAAATTCCTTGCTTAGGAAATACTAATTTCTTGCTTAAGAAATACTAATTTCTTGCTTAAGAAAATAAATTTCTTGCTTAAGAAATTTATTTTCCTGCCGCACAGATTCCGGAATCGCGGACGCACGGAGGTTTGGTATCCGGCGCCGTCTCCGGCACCGGTGCCCGTCTTTCGAGAGCAACTCTACGGAGCGTTGATTGCATACATCCGCTTCCGATGGTAGTATCGAAGTATGGAGGTCTTGAGATATGGACTGCAGAAAAACCGGAAACCTGATAGCACGACTGCGCAAAGAGCGAGGTATGACGCAGAAACAGCTTGCCGACGGTTTGTTCGTGAGCGATAAAGCGGTTTCAAAATGGGAAACCGGCGCCGGCTGCCCCGACGTTACGCTGCTTTCCGCGCTGTCGCGCATCCTCGGTGTCGATACCGCCGCGCTTTTGAACGGAGACCTTGAACCGAACGATAGGAATGGAGGCAATATGAAAAAATTATCGTTTTACGTTTGCCCCGACTGCGCGAATATACTGAGCGCAACGGGACAGGCAGAAATTTCGTGCTGCGGCAGAAAACTGGAGCCGCTTGCACCGCAGGCGGCAGACAAAGCGCACGCAGCCCGTATCGAAAAAAGCGATACGGATTATTACGTTACGTTCAATCACGAAATGTCTAAAATGCACTATCTGACGTTCGCCGCATACGTACGCTGGGACAGTCTTACGCTCGTAAAACTGTATCCCGAACAGGAAGCCGCCGTCCGCATTCCGCAGCTGCCCGGCGGAACGCTGTACGTTGCGTGCAGTACGCACGGTCTTTTTACGCAGCCGCTGCGATAGACGGTTCAGGAAAACAAGGACAACTGGCCCGAGGGCCGTTTTTCTTCAAATCGGTGCAGATACCTGAAGACGGCGTCCGCGTCGGAAACGATGCCGTGCGCCCGACATATTTGATGAAACAGCTTCATCAAAGCGCCGCTATGCGGACTTGAAAGCACGTACCGGTCTCCGTATTGTCTGACATATCGTTCTTTCAGGCCGGGAAAATGCGCGTCGAGTTTACGGTAAAAATATTCGCGGTTACCGTCGCGCAGCGTCAATCCCATATCGAAACAGATAACACCGTATACGCCCGCTGCAATGCAGTAATCGAGGATACGCACGATATTTTCTTCGGTATCGTTTATAAACGGCAGGATGGGTGTCAGCCACACGACGGTCGGAATACCGCGTGCCTGCAATGCTTTCAGAACTTCAAACCGTCTGCCGGTAACCGCCACGTTCGGCTCGATAATCCGGCACAGCGCGTCGTCGGCTGTCGTCAGCGTCAGCTGCACGACGCATTTCGTGCGCGCGTTTATTTTTTCGAGTACGTCGAGGTCGCGCAGAACCAGATCGCTTTTCGTCTGCACCGCGGCGCCGAATCCGTATTCGGCGATAAGCTCGAGCGCTGCGCGCGTGCGGCCGAGCTGCCGCTCAAGCGGAAGATACGGATCGCTCATGGAACCGGTACCGATCATGCATTTTTTACGTTTCCGGGCGAGGGCGCGCTCCAAAAGCTCCAGTGCGTTCGACTTCACTTCTATATCTTCAAAATCGTGATCGATATGATAGCAGGCGCTGCGCGCGTCGCAGTAAATGCAGCCGTGCAGACAGCCGCGATACAGATTCATACCGTTTTCAGCCGATAAAATTCCCTTGACCGTAACTTCATGCATGGCGGAATGTTCGGCTACAGTTTGAACTTGCCGGTCAGTTCGTTCAGCGCCTCGACGCATTCACCGTTCCGGTTCGATTCACTCGTGATGGAATCGACTGAAGCGCCGATGGTTTCGACCGCGTTCGCAATAATCAGCGCGTTATCCTGCACTTGCCGGGAAATATCCGTCAGCCGCTGCATCTCTTTCAGTATGGCGGTCGTTCCGCCGTTCATTTCAACGGAACCGTCGCGCACCTGCACCGTGATGTCCTGAATGTTTTTCAGCGCGGTCAGTACCTGCCGGCTGCCTTCAGACTGTTCTTTGAGCGCCATCGAAATCTGATTGACCAAACCGTTCGACACCGTAACTTCGGACACGATTTCATCAAAGACGTTTTCCGCTTTTGCCGAAGCGGCAACGACCGTTTCTATACTGGACACGATGTTCTGCAATTCACCCGCAATCTGCTTCGACTGGGACGCCGTTTCTTCCGCCAGTTTGCGAATCTCGTCCGCAACGACTGAAAATCCCGCGCCGGCGTCTCCGGCGTGAGCGGCTTCAATGGCCGCGTTCATGGCGAGCATGTTCGTCTGACTGGCGATCGCGTCGATCACCGTATTCATCTCGAGCAGCAGCGCCGAACGGCCGGAAACGTCCGCAACGACGGCGCGCATGTCTTCTATACTGGTTTTTCCGTCCGTAGAAGAATCCTGCAGCCGCTTGAATTTTGCCGAAGCTTTATCGAGATTATTTGAAATCGAATTGATGTTGGACACCATCTGAGCGACGGCCGCCGACGATTGAGTTACCGCAGACGACTGATCTTCTATCTGACCGGACAGGCTTTCAATGTTCCGGGCGATCTGCTCAATAGTTGCCGAAGTTTCCGCTGCGGAAGCTGATTGTTCTTCCGTTTTGAAATTCAGATCGGTAATACTCGTCGAAATCTGCGTCATATCGTTTTTTATTCCCGCCGTTTTTTCGTTCAAATGGGCGGAAATGTCAGCCATAAGTTCGGATTCCTTCTTTATCTGCACGACCATTGCGTGCAGCGAATCGACGAATTTATTAAAATACCTACCTACGTCGGAAACTTCGTTGTTTCCCTTTACCGGCATCCGTACGGAAAGGTCGCCGCTGCCTTCGGCAATATCCTTCAGCGACCGGGAAGCTGCCAGCAGCGGCAGTATGATTCCCCGCCCGATAATGAACGAAGCGGCGAGCACCACGGCTGCGATTACGGCACCGATCAGAACGGTCGTACGGCGCATGGTAAAAACCGTAGCGAACAGCGTTTCATCGGGAACGGTGATGTACACGCTGTAATCGGTGTCGACGATATTGTTACGGATAATATGATAGTTTCCGCCCTTATACGTGTACGACGCTTCCGCCTGACCGTTTTTATCCAGATAGATCAGGATATCCTGCACTTCTTTCGGCAAAGAAAACAGACTCACCAGATTCGCGTCGTTCATCGCCGTATCGACATACTTTCCCTCATCGGTGTCGTATTGATAATATGTCATCACCAAATTATTGCCGGACGTAACGATCATTTCCGCCTGCGTGCCGAACACACGCTCGAAATTGGCGAGCAACGGCGTATACACGGCGGCGATTTCCGTCGTTCCGATCGCAAGACCGAGTATAAAAAAAACCAGACCTATTTTCTTCTGCAGCTTCATATGAAACCTCTAAAAACTAAAGATTTAACTTTTTATCATGCATACAGTAACCTTCATTATAATAACATACTTACCTAAAATTGTATACAAATTTATACGGAATGCGGCCGGGAACCGGCAAAAACGGGGATATCTTGCAGCGGTACTGAAAAACGAGATAAACTGGACACTGATAAAGGATATACAATGGATACGATCGTTTCGTTCCGGTTCGCACGGAAACAGGATATACCGCTGATTCTCTCTTTTATAAAAGAACTCGCCGTATATGAGCAGCTTGAAACGCAAATCGTTGCGGATGAGGCGTTGTTAACGGAATGGATTTTTGACAGGCGGAAGGCGGAAGTCATTTTTGCGGAAGCGGAAGGTACGACGGTAGGATTCGCGTTATTTTTTCATAATTTTTCGACATTTTTGGGAAGAGCGGGAATCTATCTGGAAGATCTGTTCGTTAAAGAAGCGTTCCGCGGCAAAGGATACGGTAAGGCGCTCCTGCAGAAACTGGCGGCACTCACCGTGGAGCGCGGCTGCGGTCGGCTTGAATGGAGCTGCCTGAACTGGAACACGCCGAGTATTCGGTTTTACCGTTCGTTCGGCGCCCAGCCGATGAACGAATGGACGGTTGAAACGTACACGCACGCTGCCGCCGCGTTTGAAGCGAAAATCGCAGCGCTTGCAAATTACGACGACGCATACCGCGATTTTGCACATCTGATTCCGCCGGGCGGCAGCCTGCTCGATCTTGCCTGCGGACCGGCAAACGCATCGAAGAAAATAACTTCGTACGCACCGCTCCCGCTCAAAATAACGGGGATAGATTTATCCGACGGGATGCTGGAACTGGCGTGCAAAAATCTGCCCGAAGCGCGCTTTTTCAAACAGTCGATCATCGATTTTACGGTTGCCGACGGATTCGGCACGGAAGTAAACGTGAATGCAGATTGCGGCCGACAGCAGCACCAAATCAGGGCAAAGGCGGGCTTTGACGCCGCGGTAAACGCGTTCGGCCTTCCGTATCTGACGCCGGAACAGGCCGAAGCGAGTTTTGCCGCAACGTTCCGCGCACTGGCACCGAACGGCGTCGTGTACCTCAGTTTTATGGAAGGATCCGGCGTCCGGATGGAAAGCGCGTCGTTCTGGCCCGATGAACCGATGCAGATCCACTATCATCGGGAACACGACGTCCGCCGGCTGCTTGAAAAAACGGGCTTTTCGATCATCAGCGCCCGCCATATCCCCTATGCGGAAAAAGACGGTTCCGTTACGACCGACGTCATACTTTTTTGCCGGAAAGCTGAACCGGCACGGTAACTGCGCAGGACGCCATGACAAGTATGGGGGCTGCGCTAACGCGGCAATTTATACGGAAATCGCGCTTCTTTTGAAAGTTTTCCGCTGAAAGTTTCCCACTGAAAGTTTTCCGCATAAAAAAATACGGCCGATACGGATATTATCGCTGCCCCAGAACACAACGACGAATACGGGGCGTTCCATCTCTCTAATAAAAATTCAGCGATATCAAACCGCTGCTTCACGCCCGAACTCCGGCAGTGCAGCCACTGCATATTTTATAGAACGATTTTTAATTTTTTCCTGAAAAATCAGCCGATGCGGCCAATCCGAGGCAAATTCGCTTCATTTTCGCCCATAATATATATGCCGAGTGAGCAGCGCGGCAGCGCATTGTATACGGCGCGTCATATACGCTGAGACGCAGCCCTCACCACCAGCAACCGTCTTTGGCCAACGCTGCCCGGTTATCGTAAATTCCGCTCGGAGCGGCTTTATACAGGAGAGACCATGAACGCAGATTTTCCCCGCTGGGAAGACGTTACCATCACGAACGACTTCTTCTTCGCCTACTCGATGCTTCACGACACCGAACTGTGCCGCCTCCTTCTGCGCACACTGCTCAAGCTGGACGCAAAAGAAATCACCTACGTCAACACTCAGGAAACGCTCGCCGCCGCCCCCGGCTCCAAAAGCGTCCGCCTCGACGTGCTGCTCGAAACCACCGGTGAAATCGTCAACGTCGAGATGCAGACGACCTCCGAGCCGAACCTGTTCAAACGGATCCGCTATTATCAAAGCTCCATCGACATCGGTACCGCACAGAGGGGCGCCGATTACGACGACCTGAAAAAGCTGTACGTCCTGTTCATCTGCACGAAGGATCCGTTCGGCGAAGGGCTGCCGCGCTACACGCTCAGGACCGTCTGCGACGAGCACACTGCGCTCGACGTTCGGGACGAACGGTTTGCCGTCGTCTATAATGCCTCAGCGTATGAAAACGAGCTTGATTCTGAAACGGCGGCCATGTTACACTACATAGCGGAAGGCGGAACGGACACGGAGACGGCGAAGAGCTTTGCCGAGCGGGTGTTCAAGCTGAAAACCGACGGTGCCGCCAAGGGGGCGTTCATGAAGTACGAGATAGAAATCAAACGCATCCGTAAGGAAGGCTTTGCCGAGGGCGAATCCCTCGGTTTTGCAGCAGGCGAATCGAGCGGTATTGCTAAAGGTGAAACACGGGGCATGGAGAAAGAAAAATACGCTACAGCCGGCAACCTTTTGTCTATGGGAGTGCTTACGCCGGAGCAGATCGCCGCTGCAACGGAATTACCGCTGGAAACCGTGCAGGAGCTTGCTTACAGGGAAAGATAAAACAGGCGACCTGCTTGATTCATGCAGCTTAGCTTATTCACACAAAAACACGTGTTCCTCAGTTTTATGAACAAACTCATACTCAATCGTGGCTTTCAGTCTGTTCTCAAGCTTTACCGGCAAAAAAAAATCTGTTTTCTTGATGTTGTTTCCCGAGTTTCCGTTCAGAAACTCACAGTCCGGAAGGTTGTCATGCACACCTAGATATTCGATGAACGCCGCCATGTACTCAACATGGTTCATGCTCTTGCGATTCGTTCCCTTACCGACCATCTGGAACTTTCCACCCGCAATCTACGGAATTCGCGAAATCTTTTTTGAACCACTCACGATATTTTTCTTCGGCAAGATATTTCATGCGTTCGTAATCATTGAATAATTGATTTTTCCGCTCTCACCAGTTTCCACCGGTACAAAACCGTAGACGGCGATGGAATTTGTACGGCGTTCCTATAAAACCGAAACCATCAATTATTGTTATTGCAATATTATTTGCTCCTCTATTGAATAAACATCAAATACCCTTTATTTAGCTGCTCAACTTTTCAGTTTGAACATTTTTTTATCTGATAAAGACATTTAAAAAAATCAATCGTTTTGTTTTTTTCATCAAAGTTAAAAACAAAGCCAATATTATTATTTATGACTCCATTGTAGATTTTGATATCTTTTGGCCCTAGAAATAAAACAGGTTTTCCTGCCGTCATATTGTTATATATTTTTGAAGAAACACCATGGCTATACATAGACCGATATAATGCAATAAGAGCAATATCACAATAACTATGATATTTACTTATCTCAAGATCTCTTCCAGTTGCTCGATTCTCTGTTCTTTCCTAAAACTTTGTTCATAATAATTTTTTCCATTTTTTCCCATCTGCAAAAGTTTTTCTTTTGGCATCATAGATATCTTGAATAACTCCTTAACAAATGCAATTTTGTCATTTGCAGAAACTGTAAAACCGCATTTTGCTTCATTAATCAAATCTGCTCCGTCACCGTTAAGCATTGCCAGTATTGGCTTTTCCTGTGCCATATAGAATTGAACTTTAGAAGGAATTGTTAAATTAAATATTAATTCATCTTTTAAACTTACAAGTAGTATTGATGCTCTACTCATAAAATATGGCATTGATTCAAGCGGAAATCTTCCAGGAAAAAAGACCGTCTTATTAATAATTGCACTACTTGTAGCTCTCTGAACAAGATGCACTCTTGCCCTGCCATCACCCAAAAATATGAACTTTATTTCTGGTTTTTGTTTTGATATTTCTATAGCTGCATCAAGTACACAGTCAAGATTTTGAGATTCACCAATATTTCCTGCAAATAGCACAACGAACTCTTTGTCTGAAAAAGAAGAGAACGGTTCAATATGTTTGTACCTTTCAATATCTTCTGGAAGAGTTGCTGACTCACACCAGTTAGGAAAATAAACGAGCTTTTCCTTATATTTTCCCTTTTCAAGAATTGATTTTTCAAATCCCTTTGAACCTATCAGAATTTTATCAGCATTATTGTAAACATACTGAACCTGCTTTGTAAGAAACTTTAAAA
This sequence is a window from Treponema brennaborense DSM 12168. Protein-coding genes within it:
- a CDS encoding helix-turn-helix transcriptional regulator gives rise to the protein MKIDRLIGILSVLLQQDKVTAPYLADKFEVSRRTIQRDIEDICRSGIPLVTLQGQNGGISIMDGFRLDRTLLTSSDMQAILAGIRSLDSVSGSARYRQLMEKLSAGNSDVLASNNHISIDLSSWYKSSIAPKIELIQAAVGNCEHISFTYFSPKGETFRRLEPYRLLFRWSSWYAWGWCLERGDFRMFKLNRMQQLTPCGSFFKPRPLPPPAADAAEDRYTERRLDVCAVFEPCMKWRLIDEYGAASFTERDDGKLLFRFRFTDKQWLFGWLLSFGAAVELIEPAECRCELAGIVRTLAAKYG
- a CDS encoding glycosyltransferase family 4 protein, producing the protein MKICIFTNHFYPEDFKINDIAFELVKKGYDVTIITAVPDYPQGKFFDGYSWHKRNRENVNGCHVIRLPILSRGKGEAKRLALQYLSYYISSSVFTFFHKFFHNYDAVFVHLTSPFFIGIPATKLKKYQKIPMIFWTLDLWPESITAAAGIANPLILKFLTKQVQYVYNNADKILIGSKGFEKSILEKGKYKEKLVYFPNWCESATLPEDIERYKHIEPFSSFSDKEFVVLFAGNIGESQNLDCVLDAAIEISKQKPEIKFIFLGDGRARVHLVQRATSSAIINKTVFFPGRFPLESMPYFMSRASILLVSLKDELIFNLTIPSKVQFYMAQEKPILAMLNGDGADLINEAKCGFTVSANDKIAFVKELFKISMMPKEKLLQMGKNGKNYYEQSFRKEQRIEQLEEILR
- a CDS encoding Rpn family recombination-promoting nuclease/putative transposase yields the protein MNADFPRWEDVTITNDFFFAYSMLHDTELCRLLLRTLLKLDAKEITYVNTQETLAAAPGSKSVRLDVLLETTGEIVNVEMQTTSEPNLFKRIRYYQSSIDIGTAQRGADYDDLKKLYVLFICTKDPFGEGLPRYTLRTVCDEHTALDVRDERFAVVYNASAYENELDSETAAMLHYIAEGGTDTETAKSFAERVFKLKTDGAAKGAFMKYEIEIKRIRKEGFAEGESLGFAAGESSGIAKGETRGMEKEKYATAGNLLSMGVLTPEQIAAATELPLETVQELAYRER
- a CDS encoding methyl-accepting chemotaxis protein; the encoded protein is MKLQKKIGLVFFILGLAIGTTEIAAVYTPLLANFERVFGTQAEMIVTSGNNLVMTYYQYDTDEGKYVDTAMNDANLVSLFSLPKEVQDILIYLDKNGQAEASYTYKGGNYHIIRNNIVDTDYSVYITVPDETLFATVFTMRRTTVLIGAVIAAVVLAASFIIGRGIILPLLAASRSLKDIAEGSGDLSVRMPVKGNNEVSDVGRYFNKFVDSLHAMVVQIKKESELMADISAHLNEKTAGIKNDMTQISTSITDLNFKTEEQSASAAETSATIEQIARNIESLSGQIEDQSSAVTQSSAAVAQMVSNINSISNNLDKASAKFKRLQDSSTDGKTSIEDMRAVVADVSGRSALLLEMNTVIDAIASQTNMLAMNAAIEAAHAGDAGAGFSVVADEIRKLAEETASQSKQIAGELQNIVSSIETVVAASAKAENVFDEIVSEVTVSNGLVNQISMALKEQSEGSRQVLTALKNIQDITVQVRDGSVEMNGGTTAILKEMQRLTDISRQVQDNALIIANAVETIGASVDSITSESNRNGECVEALNELTGKFKL
- a CDS encoding bifunctional GNAT family N-acetyltransferase/class I SAM-dependent methyltransferase, translated to MDTIVSFRFARKQDIPLILSFIKELAVYEQLETQIVADEALLTEWIFDRRKAEVIFAEAEGTTVGFALFFHNFSTFLGRAGIYLEDLFVKEAFRGKGYGKALLQKLAALTVERGCGRLEWSCLNWNTPSIRFYRSFGAQPMNEWTVETYTHAAAAFEAKIAALANYDDAYRDFAHLIPPGGSLLDLACGPANASKKITSYAPLPLKITGIDLSDGMLELACKNLPEARFFKQSIIDFTVADGFGTEVNVNADCGRQQHQIRAKAGFDAAVNAFGLPYLTPEQAEASFAATFRALAPNGVVYLSFMEGSGVRMESASFWPDEPMQIHYHREHDVRRLLEKTGFSIISARHIPYAEKDGSVTTDVILFCRKAEPAR
- a CDS encoding helix-turn-helix domain-containing protein, translating into MDCRKTGNLIARLRKERGMTQKQLADGLFVSDKAVSKWETGAGCPDVTLLSALSRILGVDTAALLNGDLEPNDRNGGNMKKLSFYVCPDCANILSATGQAEISCCGRKLEPLAPQAADKAHAARIEKSDTDYYVTFNHEMSKMHYLTFAAYVRWDSLTLVKLYPEQEAAVRIPQLPGGTLYVACSTHGLFTQPLR
- a CDS encoding SPL family radical SAM protein; the encoded protein is MHEVTVKGILSAENGMNLYRGCLHGCIYCDARSACYHIDHDFEDIEVKSNALELLERALARKRKKCMIGTGSMSDPYLPLERQLGRTRAALELIAEYGFGAAVQTKSDLVLRDLDVLEKINARTKCVVQLTLTTADDALCRIIEPNVAVTGRRFEVLKALQARGIPTVVWLTPILPFINDTEENIVRILDYCIAAGVYGVICFDMGLTLRDGNREYFYRKLDAHFPGLKERYVRQYGDRYVLSSPHSGALMKLFHQICRAHGIVSDADAVFRYLHRFEEKRPSGQLSLFS
- a CDS encoding ABC transporter ATP-binding protein; its protein translation is MPPVGHGPRAGGPGKKPQHIGKTVGRLFSYMGKYKLLLIPVVICVLLNSGAMIAGTYLLRPALNDYIIPLIGQQHPDLSEFIGLLSVMALIFAAGAVAGYVNNRIMLTVATGTLFRIRTEMFEHMETLPLKYFDTRTHGEIMSLYTNDTDTLRDMLSQSIPQMLSSLVTVVGVFTMMILLSPLLTVVVVAMIGVMLLCIAQIGKRSGSAFRAQQLNIGTVNGYIEEMIEGQKVVKVFCHEEKSKAAFARLNDALRESSARANSLANILMPLMGNLSHVNYALTAMAGALLVIAGRMDIGTIASFLQYTRSFSQPVTQMSQQFNSILNALAGAERIFRLIDERSESDEGIYTLVNAVEAPAGASAGGQAHLVQSFARTGTWAWKDTTAPDTAPFVPLRGEVRFDGVTFGYVAEKTVLHDVSLYAKPGQKIALVGSTGSGKTTITNLLTRFYDTQEGSITYDGIPLAKIKKDALRRSLGMVLQDTHLFTGSIADNIRYGNPDASMKQIRDAAHLANADSFIAHLENGYDTVLTSDGINISQGQRQLLAIARAAVANPPVLILDEATSSIDTRTESLIEKGMSRLMEGRTVFVIAHRLSTIRNSDVILVLENGRIIERGSHDELIARKGRYYNLYTGMFDLD